The genome window ttgttattgttattgttattgttattgttattgttattgttattgttattgttattgtcataACCCTCCTGAGCCTGTAGTGTCCagggttgttattgttattgttattgttattgtcataACCTCCTGAGACTGTAGTGTCCagggttgttattgttattgttattgttattgttattgttattgtcataACCTCCTGAGCCTGTAGTGTCCagggttgttattgttattgttattgtcataACCTCCTGAGCCTGTAGTGTCCagggttgttattgttattgttattgttattgttattgttattgttattgtcataACCTCCTGAGACTGTAGTGTCCagggttgttattgttattgttattgttattgttattgttattgtcataACCTCCTGAGCCTGTAGTGTCCagggttgttattgttattgttattgtcataACCTCCTGAGCCTGTAGTGTCCagggttgttattgttattgttattgttattgttattgttattgtcataACCTCCTGAGACTGTAGTGTCCagggttgttattgttattgttattgttattgtcataACCTCCTGAGCCTGTAGTGTCCAGGGCTGTTATTGGAAGAGAAGAAGCAATGGTTCTCATGTAGTGTCCTCATTTCTTCACTTTTAACCACCTAAACACTCCACTTGTCCTCATGCGCCCGCTCAGAGAGAAGAAATCTAAAGCCATGGCCCGGGCTGCTCAGGCTAAAAAAGCCCCGACCTCCTCCAAGCCTGCAGGGGGCACTGTGACCCGGCACAGAGACTCTTCCTCTGGGGCTAAAAAGGCCGTTAAAGCCCCGGGGAAGCAGGGCTCTTTGACGCAAACTAAAGCTAACACGCGAGCGCTAACAACGCTAGTCGTAGCGATTGGTAAGTGGCAGCCTGCATGCTTCAGATGCACGCCTGCATGCCTTCAAGAGTCCGTGTGCCTCGGTTTTACTTCAGACTTTTGTGTTTAAATGTCATGTTGATGTCTTTGAAGTATCTTCATTTTATGTCATGAGCCGCTTTATCTGCTCTGCATGCCTCAAATAGATCTTGTATTAGCATGTTGTTGTAGCATGTTTACACATCCGCAGGATTCTCACTGAATAGTCATTACGTCATTGGTTATGGTGTGATGTCATTGTTGATCAATCACCATATCGGTCCAAGACAGCTGATGATTACtctccactttctcatgcactccatgAACTCATTGATTGGTtagactttatatatatatatatatatatatatatatatatatatatatatatatatatatatatatatatatgtatatgtatatgtatatatgtaatatgtatatatatataattagggctgcaacaactaatcaattaaatcgattaaaatcgattatagaaatagttgctgattaatttagtcatcgattcgttggatctatgctatgccgcatgtgcagaggctttttttttatttttaaattttaattttttttaaatgtaaaaaaaatatatatatatatattttttaataaacctttatttataaactgcaacatttacaaacagctgagaaacaataatcaaaataagtatggtgccagtatgctgttttttttttcaataaaatactggataggatagaaatgtagtctctttcatccgattataatcgattaatcgaagtaataatcgacggattaatcgattatcaaattaatcgttagttgcagccctaatatatatatatatatatatatatatatatatatatatatatatatatatatatatatatatatatatatatatatatatatatgtatgtatgtatgtatgtatgtatgtaatgtatgtatgtatgtatgtatgtaaaatgtgtatacatatatacatgtatatacagtatatgcacacttatatgtgtatatacacatattttatatatatatatatatatatatatatactatatataatatatatatatatatatatatatatatatatatgtgtatgtatgtatgtatgtatatgtatatatgtgtatatatatatatatatatatatatatgtatgtatgtatatgtatatatatataatatatatatatatatatatatatatatatatatatatatatatataatatgtgtatatacacatataagtgtgtatatactgcatatacatgtatgtatgtatgtatgtatgtatatatatatatatatatgtatatatatatatatatataatatgtgtatatacacatataagtgtgtatatactgcatatacatgtatgtatgtatgtatgtatgtatgtatgtatgtgtatatgtatatatatatatgtatatatatatgtatgtatgtatatatatgtatatgtatatgtatgtatgtatagtgaAGAGCACTCCTCCTTCCTGAGGAGTGCTCTTCACTTTAATAGACCCAATCCTTCATCTTTATTCACTGCTGCTTGAAaggaaaaataaatcatacatttctCCTCCTGTCCTCAGCCAAATCCTCTCATCCAAAGAAGAGCCAAGGGGGCGGGACAAAAGCCACCACCCCCTCTCCCGCGCCTCCCTCTGGACCACCGAAGGACCCTGCACCACCCAGCGAAGGCGGCGAGGCGCGGACCACTCAGAAAGCAGAGAACGGAGCATCTTCTGTTTCTCCAGAGGCCTCCTCAGAGACTCCCAGTCAGCCCGAGGAAGTCAAATCCTCTGACAGCTCGTCTAAAGTTTCCCAGGAGACTCCGCCTGCTCCTCAAGAGCCTCCAGAAGACCAACCTACCTGCGCTGATGCTCCTGTGGGACAAGACACCACCCCCGAGACCCCCGCGCTCCATTGTGCGCATGTGAACACTGCCACGGAGGACACTTCCTTCACTGAGGCTGAGGGCGACCCCCCGGAGGAGGAAGAACCAGGGAGGAGCGCAGAAGATGGGTGTGATGCACAGGAAGACCATGGAGAGTCTGCAGAGGAGTCCTGCTCAAGGTACAGTGTATTGTTTGGAATGGATGAGGGGTTGTTATTCTCCTGAAGCAAAGTGTGCATCACTGGGCTTCAACCATCAGTGGCGCTGTTTAGTCCGTCCCAACTTCACTACTCAATACAACACATGCAtgtaaacaggagttcagaacattcagcaGTTCTTATCTGTATTTTTTCGGACTTTAAGGCACACCTGAAactattttattttctcaaaagttGACAATGCGCTTTATTGCTTGTATTCTGACACGTGACTTCCTCCCAAAAGTGAAAAGCAGTGGTGGTCCAccgagccaagatggctgttgaacGTCAGGGGGCCTAGATCTTCTCGCTAAAATCACATACCAGCAAAAACTCAAACTAGGCAATGGAATAAATCTCTATTCTTGATTTTCTTTTTTAAGATTTGTATAGTGATTTAAAGGATTATTTGTTGGTGGTGTTCCCAGACATATGGAagtattgtgctccagacatcattctaacAGATGCAatgtggaaaagcatggaggtctacaacttctttgtgtgtctgggtcaaggacattggtatcaagactctccccgATAAATATGTATAATTTCTGCTCGGGTAAGATTGTATTTCATCATTTAACTTcgcgtctactgccatgtttgttgttgttgttgttgttgcagcatGCGCCTTTTACGAGAAGTGTGTTTTCcccgtctatatatatatatatatatatatatatatatatatatatatatatatatatatatatatatatatatatatatatatagtgtgtgtgtatatgtgtgtatatatatgtgtgtgtgtatatatatgtatatatatatacatatatatctctttctatgccacatcaatgtggaatgcgctcccaacaggtataaaagaaagggcatctctatcctccttcaaaaccgcaataaaagttcacctccaggcagctacaaccctaaactaacagcctccccggattgctaataatcaaatgtaaacatacaaatgcagatactttttctttttcttatgccttctgatctctctctctctctctctctctctctctctctctctctctctctctctctctctctctctctctctctctctctctctctctctctctctctctctctctctctctctctctctctctctctctctctctctctctctctctctctctctatgtccaccacttgatgtccatatcctcccccctcctccacacccctgattgtaaataatgtaaataattcaatgtgattatcttatgtgatgactgtattatgatgatagtatatatgatagtatatatctgtatcatgaatcaatttaagtggaccctcgacttaaacaagttgaaaaacttattcgggtgttaccatttagtggtcaattgtacggaatatgtacttcactgtgcaacctactaataaaagtttcaatcaatcaatcaatcaatcaatcaatcaatatatatatatatatatatatatatatatatatatatatatatatatatatatatatatataatatatatatatatatatatatatatatatatatatatatatatatatatatatatgtcttaattagattatcaaaaaaatactgctcgataccgtggtagagcgtaatatgtatgtgtgggagaaaatcacaagactatttcatctctacaggcctgtttcatgaggggttttcctcaatcctcaggagatttttctgaggattgaggaaaacccctcatgaaacaggcctgtagagatgaaatagtcttgtgattttttcccacacacatatatatatatatatatatatatatatatatatatatatatatatatatatatatatatatatatatatatatatatatatatatatatatatatatatatatatatatatatatatatatatatatataaaacaatgttAATCAAGTTATTGccagttgatctatattttttatttatttaatgttgatAAAGATCAGGCATGTGATATTTCCCTCTATAGTCGTCaatccgtcttttttatctctgtaaaaatataaacaattatttttcGTTTTTTccgtgtgttaaaatcttgatccgtctctttgccatacctgccaacaactacgatTTTTGATCAAAATGATGAAGTTAAAAATGgaagctacgtagcgaagcaactccacgggcaggggacaacatACGTGGGAAACATCAattatgattggttggtttacgtataagaacatccatgattggttggttgtttactatgatgagtcaccactggttaagattagggcaaaacattacggacaggccaatcagaggcaagagagggcgggtcatggaactgggaagtgaaatcacaacagacacgcacgtcagagccatcaaagcaaaaatgtcaaagtaaaagtgtgaatgaagcaaagtaatgtgtaaataatgtcaataactatatagaccatctgtggatgtgaagtgaacactagtaaggttgtaaatactgtatagagtaggctaacccatgtggttcctgtggatgtgaacacattactgtagtgactaaataacatagtgactgaaacagacaaagtcatgtgtaaataatgtcaataactagatgaaccatctgtggatgtgaagtgaacactagtaaggttgtaaatactgtatagagtagactaacccatgtggttcctgtggatgtgaacacaattactgtagtgactaaataacatagtgactgaaacagacaaagtcatgtgtaaataatgtcaataactagatagaccatttgtggctgtgaagtgaacactagtaaggttgtaaatactgtatagagtagactaacccatgtggttcctgtggatgtgaacacaattactgtagtgactaaataacatagtgactgaaacagacaaagtcatgtgtaaataatgtcaataactagatgaaccatctgtggctgtgaagtgaacactagtaaggttgtaaatactgtatagagtaggctaacccatgtggttcctgtggatgtgaacacaattactgtagtgactaaataacatagtgactgaaacagacaaattaatgtgtaaataatgtcaataactagatgaaccatctgtggatgtgaagtgaacactagtaaggttgtaaatactgtatagagtagactaacccatgtggttcctgtggatgtgaacacattactgtagtgactaaataacatagtgactgaaacagacaaagtcatgtgtaaataatgtcaataactagatagaccatttgtggctgtgaagtgaacactagtaaggttgtaaatactgtatagagtagactaacccatgtggttcctgtggatgtgaacacaattactgtagtgactaaataacatagtgactgaaacagacaaagtcatgtgtaaataatgtcaataactagattaaccatctgtggctgtgaagtgaacactagtaaggttataaatactgtatagagtaggctaacccatgtggttcctgtggatgtgaacacaattactgtagtgactaaataacatagtgactgaaacagacaaagtgatTCATTTGGTGAATGGGATAAGTATTTATgtcaattctttaaacactaaaacatctttaaatgtgCTTTTTCTGCTTATTTTTGAAAAAGCAGTAACAAGCAAATTGAGGAGCACAGATGTAGTTTTAATAAACACCTCCACCTTGTACGGTGCAGGCCTGCCGACTCGGACGCGGTGAAGCCACAGGGCGGCCTCAGCGTGAACACGGAGAACGCGGAGGTGACGGTCATCCCTGATAGGCCGACAGCAGAATGCCAGACCAGCGACTCGGACTCTGACGGACCCATCCTGTACCGTgatgaagaggaagaggaagaggacgaGTACCTTAACAGTATGGAGAGGGTGCCTAATGTAGTGGCCAGTGTTTGTTTGACCTTCTCAGCCGTTCCTTTGCACACCCGCAGGTTCTCTGGCCATCAAGATCCGGCGACGAGACACCCTCAACATCAAACTGGGCAACCGACCCAGCAAGACCGAGCTGGAGGAGAAGAACATCTTACCTCGCAGCTCAGAGACGGAGAGACTGGAGCTCCGTCAGCAGATCGGCTCCAAGCTTGTCAGGTGCCTGACGGGATGAAGAAGTCCCCTCAGATGTCTTCATGTTAACACTCTATGGACTATGGACTCAAGAGTCAACACAGTCTTCTCGTTTTAGGAGCTTGAGCCAAAGACCGAGCACAGAGGAACTGGAGCAGAGGAACATCCTCAAACGTACGTCACGGCAGAATCCTTTCTGAGGGTAGACACAATTAGAGAGTTGAAATGTACGACTTCAGGGGTATTCCATGTGTGGGCCTCCATGAAGGTCCCAACTACGGTCACTTGCTGTGGGGCAACCACATGGAATGTTCCAACAAGACCAACGCTCATAAAGTGCAGCCAGTGTGCAATGAATCCATGTTTCTTGTGTGCCTGCAGAGAAGAACGAAGCAGAGGAGCACCAGGCCAAGCAGGAGATTAAAAGGAAACTCTCCAGAAAGGTAGAGTGAGCACCAAACTAACCTAGTAAATACAGTGAGCACCGAACTAACCTAGTAAATACAGTGAGCACCAAACCAACCTAGTAAATACAGTGAGCACCAAACTAACCTAGTAAATACAGTGAGCACCAAACTAACCTAGTAAATACAGTGAGCACCAAACTAACCTAGTAAATACAGTGAGCACCAAACTAACCTAGTAAATACACAATTCATGTCTCACACTTTCATGCTcttggccaggggtcggcaacctttaccactcaaagagccattttggaaagtttcacaaatcaaagaaaacaatgggagccacaaaaaaagtttgaaaatttaaaatgaaaaacaccacatacaaagcttaaattgctttgcgctatgttaaccaggggtctctgacacacgcaccggcacgcatctctatgtggaaatgtaatgttagtgcagcccgcgacttttaattgaacggcgcttgatagcgtctttcttgccaaccctctcaattttccgggagactcccacatttcaggacgtgctggcactgcttttagcgccctctacagcctgcccaaacagcgtacctgcttggccacatgatgaatgcagcttttgcttgcacacgtaagtgcgagcaaggcatacttgttcaacagccacacagcttacactgacggtagtcgtacaaaaacaactttaactctattacgttacaaatatgcgccacactttgaacccacaccaaaaaaagaatgacaaacacatttctggagaacatctgcactgtaacacaacataaacacaacacaacaaatacccagaatcccatgcagccctaactcgtccgctcaaccgacgcacggagaggggggagggggggggcggttgatgtgtgggggggtttggtgatagcgggggtgtataatgtagaccggaagagttagggctgcatgggattctg of Entelurus aequoreus isolate RoL-2023_Sb linkage group LG09, RoL_Eaeq_v1.1, whole genome shotgun sequence contains these proteins:
- the phactr2 gene encoding phosphatase and actin regulator 2, yielding MGQTSSVSSVSDPAGVDGLEKSSSLASCDVVVDDTHNARQQRGKLSTLGRLFKPWKWRKKKSSDRFQDLSKVLERKISTRQTREELIKKGVLIPEQDEGVSRGTQNGHATSSVSPEQVKVEMESTVTGPARQAAAPVSNDDNTAKSSHPKKSQGGGTKATTPSPAPPSGPPKDPAPPSEGGEARTTQKAENGASSVSPEASSETPSQPEEVKSSDSSSKVSQETPPAPQEPPEDQPTCADAPVGQDTTPETPALHCAHVNTATEDTSFTEAEGDPPEEEEPGRSAEDGCDAQEDHGESAEESCSRPADSDAVKPQGGLSVNTENAEVTVIPDRPTAECQTSDSDSDGPILYRDEEEEEEDEYLNSSLAIKIRRRDTLNIKLGNRPSKTELEEKNILPRSSETERLELRQQIGSKLVRSLSQRPSTEELEQRNILKQKNEAEEHQAKQEIKRKLSRKLSVRPTVAELIARRILRFNEYVEVTDAKNYDRRADKPWTRLTPADKAAIRKELNEFKSTEMAVHEDSKHFTRFHRP